A region of Periplaneta americana isolate PAMFEO1 chromosome 16, P.americana_PAMFEO1_priV1, whole genome shotgun sequence DNA encodes the following proteins:
- the LOC138691910 gene encoding uncharacterized protein isoform X2 gives MEEANPSIDNALACGTTAPSMDPSCGLKSEIKMEETAEPVTFPLMKCESEDYEKTGGACRIEGYNYEVKMAGLLFLRLINERKGFHIASNMAAAGKFDDLVLGIGDKTLFVQLKHKLGPQVSEKKRLYTVRQVFRMKDHYSSYCDLKNAWGQKTDLQWWGPFSDVQFVVYTNAVVAVGEAVDTDVQNVLMTGGKCLRLSESEFPELRNEPEFNPFLHQFRLYTQQASEKKLESLIRTELLRALGADSQFQTFLTNITNWMEGPGSYLTENVEFWKDIVKCSVDDLNKAKIDQLAKFKLQFDERELNLFRQQLLEGGGLLRVQNSNALTCFKVHQSVDKKILIDANVLVDRMSEVLALWGRWPGCDVLVIDGWVEAIETIVSNLGSGKTLVVVNDNEKVWELKALSYKDEFHFRQLNEESKEQVLDCKIHFQGEAITLNTLVDDTTFDIVANAEIVTQLVSGIVERIGDKLTQQSEHYIPRKFVIRQHVSETIFSHERDCLVVNGVSLQALRKIVLPTKVVEIFDETKHSEECVCRCFVIRGKEDFEKAKNVFERVHWLHKEETGFIWKQSKGSIAYIKSHILDETSIRSFQEVMLLSDKVKLLVAHPGMGKSTEIVNLAQEFKRREPACWVVTIFLIEHIDYLSSCGDSAVELLLRAGKFISDFAMSLFKHELDHGGNIVILIDGYDEISPDYAGKVLHMLRQLIINYKFKQLWITSRSSMKDRLEENFSCLPFELQPFTKEHQRDFLAKFWNDISDGPHNIDIFISNLLEVTGNMLNDKLGQFTEIPLQTLMLAEVFRSEATDFRKSGKMMVDRKLDLLELYNRFVYRKWDIFVRDKSLADERNPAMRDPLQSHWKKFEKDHMACALHSLLKTEDLNHLHSSKNIMKRVEGFQDRLRNGDEKSGIVVQMVNSTAVFIHRTFLEFFAAKWFTKNFEDEREHIKEMLFREEFIIVRQFFDRILAEGFNLHTAILNKDKHSVEELLLSPECDMNEKDKGGRTPLHLAVISHSESDNKAVCEIMALLLQNHCDCRTEDEVFHWRPLTLADKIQAWSAVDMLLGSNAESSDMIFTMELIKGEECEEFLCRVLEIAALNGYINIAKLMFKCGLCVNHPITTYILRDLHYPKIITTMLHKASLAGQVKLVEFLLEAEETEGIIKKSGPLWAGDHNLPLSERSSAFTTTKERLEIKDSKGMTPLSWAACRGHLETVRLLVEKGAEVNTSDVFLPSPLHGAIYGSHVNVVKFLIKSGANVNAYDRNDQSPILAATRQNNVDVVKPLMKEGADVNAYNTYGESLADVYACVTYGESPIFAAARGGNVDTVRLLMDNGADVNVCNMFGEIPIFAAARGGNVDTVRLLMDNGADINVCNMIGESPIFAAARGGNVDTIRLLMDKGVDVNVCNKYGESPLFAAAEGGNFDVVRLLMDKGADINVCNTSGESLIFAAALGGNVDFVRLLMDKGVDVNVCNSSGENLIFAAALGGNVDIVRLLMDKGADVNVCNKSGESPIFAAARGGNVDTVRLLMDKGADVNACNKSGESPILVAARGFNVDIVRLLMDKDADVNMCNTSGESPIFAATERGDAVIVRLLMDKGADVNVCNKSGESPIFAVAKRGDVDIVRLLIDKGVDVNVCNMLGESPIFAAARGGNVDTVRLVMDKGADVNVCNKSGESPILAAARGGDVDIVRLLMDKGADVNVCNKSGETPLLAAAEGGNVDVVRLLMNKGVDVNMCNNFGESPIFAAASQGNVDIVRLLMHKGADVNVCNNSGKSPMFAAARVGHFDVVRLLMDKGVDVNVCNKSGESPIFAAARGGDDVVVRLLMDKGADVNVCNTYGESPIFAAAGGGNVDIVSLLIDKGVDVDVCNKSGESPIFAAAKAGNVDIVSLLIDKGVDVNVCNKSGESPIFAAARRGDLDTVSLLMDKGVDVNVCNTSGESPIFAAAKGGNVDVARLLMNKGVDINVCNTSGGSPIFAAARQGNVDVVRLFMDKGVDVNVCNNSGESPIFAAARLGHFDVVRLLMDKGVDFNVCNKSGESPIFAAARGGDVVVVRLLMDKGADVNACNNSGESPIFAAATLGHFDVVRLLMDKGVDVNMCNKSGESPIFAAARGGDVVVVRLLMDKGADVNGCNRYGESPIFAAARRLDVDVVRVLIDKGADVNMCNKSGENPVFAAARGGDVDVVRLLLDKGADVNVCNKSGESPIFAAARVGNVRVVRLLVDKGADVNVCNKSGESPIFAAARVGNVRVVRLLMDKGSDVNVCNKSGENPVFGAARVGNVHVMRLLMDKGADVNKCNKSGESPILAAAKEGNVDIVRILMYKGADVNLRNKSVESAISASAKGRNETPN, from the exons AATGCTCTTGCTTGTGGGACAACGGCACCCAGCATGGACCCCAGCTGTGGTCTGAAATCGGAAATAAAAATGGAGGAAACAGCAGAGCCAGTTACATTCCCTCTGATGAAGTGTGAGTCTGAG GATTACGAGAAGACAGGTGGAGCCTGCAGGATTGAAGGGTATAACTATGAAGTCAAAATGGCTGGACTTCTCTTCCTTAGACTGATCAACGAGAGAAAAGGCTTCCATATTGCCTCCAACATGGCTGCAGCTGGAAAGTTCGATGATTTAGTGCTGGGCATTGGTGATAAAACACTTTTTGTACAGTTGAAACATAAGCTAGGGCCACAAGTCTCGGAGAAAAAGAGATTATACACAGTACGCCAAGTCTTCAGAATGAAGGACCACTACAGTTCTTACTGCGATCTCAAGAATGCCTGGGGACAGAAAACTGACCTACAATGGTGGGGTCCATTCAGCGATGTGCAGTTTGTTGTTTACACAAATGCTGTTGTGGCTGTGGGTGAAGCTGTTGATACTGATGTCCAGAATGTTCTCATGACAGGAGGAAAATGCTTACGATTATCTGAAAGTGAGTTTCCCGAGTTAAGGAATGAGCCTGAGTTCAACCCGTTCCTCCATCAGTTCAGGTTATACACACAACAAGCAAGTGAGAAGAAACTTGAGTCCTTAATCAGAACTGAACTTCTTAGGGCATTGGGGGCGGATTCTCAGTTCCAGACATTTCTGACTAATATAACGAACTGGATGGAAGGCCCTGGTTCTTACCTCACGGAAAATGTTGAGTTTTGGAAGGATATAGTCAAGTGCAGTGTTGATGACTTAAATAAAGCAAAAATAGATCAGCTCGCAAAATTTAAACTGCAATTTGATGAAAGAGAGTTGAACTTATTTAGACAGCAGTTACTGGAAGGCGGAGGACTTCTGAGAGTTCAGAATTCTAATGCTCTCACGTGTTTCAAAGTCCACCAAAGCGTTGACAAGAAGATTCTGATAGATGCCAACGTGTTGGTGGATAGAATGAGTGAAGTGTTGGCCTTGTGGGGTCGCTGGCCTGGATGTGATGTGCTTGTAATTGATGGCTGGGTTGAGGCAATAGAAACGATCGTCAGCAATTTAGGTTCGGGAAAGACCCTTGTTGTGGTTAATGATAATGAGAAGGTGTGGGAATTAAAAGCTCTCAGTTACAAAGATGAGTTTCATTTTAGGCAACTGAATGAGGAGTCAAAAGAACAAGTATTagattgcaaaatacattttcaagGTGAGGCCATCACACTTAACACATTAGTTGATGACACAACCTTCGACATAGTAGCGAATGCTGAAATTGTAACTCAGTTGGTCTCTGGAATTGTGGAACGCATTGGAGATAAACTCACTCAACAAAGTGAACACTACATACCTCGTAAGTTTGTTATTAGGCAACATGTGAGTGAGACAATCTTTTCTCATGAACGGGACTGCTTAGTTGTAAACGGAGTTTCACTCCAGGCTCTGAGAAAAATTGTCCTGCCTACGAAAGTAGTAGAGATATTTGATGAAACGAAACATTCTGAAGAATGTGTGTGTCGCTGCTTTGTGATTCGAGGGAAAGAGGATTTCGAGAAGGCCAAAAACGTATTTGAACGAGTCCATTGGCTTCATAAAGAAGAAACTGGCTTTATTTGGAAACAGTCCAAAGGCAGTATAGCCTATATTAAGTCTCACATACTGGATGAAACCTCGATCAGAAGCTTCCAGGAAGTCATGCTGCTCTCTGACAAGGTCAAGTTGCTTGTGGCTCACCCTGGAATGGGAAAATCAACAGAAATTGTGAATTTAGCTCAGGAATTCAAGCGACGTGAACCTGCATGTTGGGTGGTCACTATATTTCTGATTGAGCACATTGATTACCTGAGTAGTTGTGGAGATTCTGCAGTTGAACTCCTCTTACGAGCAGGAAAGTTCATAAGTGACTTTGCTATGTCATTGTTCAAACACGAGTTAGATCATGGTGGCAATATTGTGATCCTGATAGATGGGTATGATGAAATCAGCCCAGATTATGCAGGGAAGGTGTTGCACATGTTAAGGCAACTTATCAtcaattataaatttaaacaGCTTTGGATCACTTCTCGTTCTTCAATGAAGGACAGGCTGGAAGAAAATTTCTCTTGTCTTCCATTTGAACTGCAGCCTTTCACGAAAGAGCATCAACGTGATTTCCTTGCTAAATTTTGGAATGATATAAGTGATGGTCCACATAATATAGacatatttatttccaatttGTTGGAAGTGACAGGGAATATGTTGAATGACAAACTTGGCCAATTCACAGAAATTCCTCTACAGACTCTGATGTTAGCTGAAGTATTTCGCAGTGAAGCTACTGATTTTCGTAAGTCAGGTAAGATGATGGTTGACCGCAAACTGGATTTGTTGGAACTGTATAACAGATTCGTCTATAGAAAGTGGGATATTTTTGTTCGTGACAAGAGCCTAGCAGATGAAAGAAATCCGGCGATGCGTGATCCTCTGCAGTCGCactggaaaaagtttgagaaagatCACATGGCATGTGCCTTACATTCCTTGTTAAAAACTGAAGACCTTAACCATCTACACTCCTCcaagaatattatgaaacgagTTGAAGGTTTCCAGGACCGATTGAGAAACGGAGATGAGAAGAGTGGAATAGTTGTTCAAATGGTAAATTCCACAGCAGTGTTCATTCACAGAACATTTCTGGAGTTCTTTGCCGCGAAGTGGTTCACAAAGAATTTCGAAGATGAAAGAGAACATATAAAAGAGATGTTGTTTAGAGAAGAGTTCATAATCGTGAGACAGTTTTTTGATAGGATCCTGGCAGAAGGATTTAATTTGCATACTGCCATCCTGAATAAAGACAAACATTCTGTTGAGGAATTACTTTTATCCCCCGAATGTGATATGAATGAAAAGGATAAGGGTGGGAGGACACCCTTGCACTTGGCAGTTATCAGTCATAGTGAAAGTGATAATAAAGCTGTGTGTGAAATCATGGCGCTATTATTGCAAAATCATTGTGATTGTAGAACTGAAGATGAAGTGTTTCACTGGCGACCCCTGACACTTGCTGACAAGATACAGGCGTGGTCAGCTGTTGACATGCTGCTCGGCAGTAATGCTGAAAGTAGTGACATGATATTCACTATGGAGTTGATCAAGGGTGAAGAGTGTGAAGAGTTTTTGTGTAGAGTGTTGGAAATTGCTGCATTAAATGGATATATTAATATTGCAAAGCTGATGTTTAAATGTGGCTTATGTGTGAATCATCCCATTACGACGTACATTCTCCGGGATTTGCATTACCCTAAAATTATTACCACAATGTTACACAAAGCGTCTCTTGCGGGACAAGTAAAGCTGGTGGAATTTTTGCTGGAGGCTGAAGAAACAGAAGgaattataaagaaaagtggtCCTCTGTGGGCTGGCGACCACAATCTTCCACTATCTGAGAGGTCTTCCGCATTTACTACTACCAAGGAGCGTCTAGAAATAAAAGATTCTAAGGGCATGACACCTTTGTCATGGGCTGCTTGCAGAGGTCATCTAGAAACGGTGAGGTTGCTAGTTGAGAAAGGTGCAGAGGTTAATACAAGCGATGTGTTCCTACCATCTCCTTTGCATGGTGCAATTTATGGTTCCCATGTGAACGTTGTGAAGTTCCTAATAAAAAGTGGCGCTAATGTTAATGCATATGACAGGAATGACCAAAGCCCAATATTAGCTGCTACACGACAAAACAATGTGGATGTTGTGAAACCCCTAATGAAAGAAGGCGCTGATGTCAATGCATATAATACTTATGGTGAAAGTCTCGCTGATGTCTATGCATGTGTTACTTATGGTGAAAGTCCCATATTCGCTGCTGCAAGAGGAGGTAATGTGGATACTGTGAGACTCCTAATGGATAATGGCGCTGATGTAAATGTCTGTAACATGTTTGGTGAAATTCCCATATTCGCTGCTGCAAGAGGAGGTAATGTGGATACTGTGAGACTCCTAATGGATAATGGCGCTGATATAAATGTCTGTAACATGATTGGTGAAAGTCCCATATTCGCTGCTGCTAGAGGAGGTAATGTTGATACTATAAGACTCCTAATGGATAAAGGCGTTGATGTTAATGTGTGTAATAAGTATGGTGAAAGTCCCTTATTCGCTGCTGCAGAAGGAGGTAATTTTGatgttgtgagactcctaatGGATAAAGGCGCTGATATTAATGTGTGTAATACTTCTGGCGAAAGTCTCATATTCGCTGCTGCACTAGGTGGTAATGTGGATTTTGTGAGACTCCTAATGGATAAAGGCGTTGATGTTAATGTGTGTAATAGTTCTGGCGAAAATCTCATATTCGCTGCTGCACTAGGTGGTAATGTGGATATTGTCAGACTCCTAAtggataaaggcgctgatgttaatgtGTGTAACAAGTCTGGTGAGAGTCCCATATTCGCTGCTGCAAGAGGAGGTAATGTGGATACTGTGAGACTCCTAAtggataaaggcgctgatgttaatgcGTGTAATAAGTCTGGTGAAAGTCCCATATTAGTTGCTGCAAGAGGATTTAATGTGGATATTGTGAGACTCCTAATGGATAAAGACGCTGATGTTAATATGTGTAATACGTCTGGTGAAAGTCCCATATTCGCTGCTACAGAAAGAGGTGATGCGGTTATTGTGAGACTTCTAAtggataaaggcgctgatgttaatgtGTGTAACAAGTCTGGTGAAAGTCCCATATTCGCTGTTGCAAAACGAGGTGATGTGGATATTGTGAGACTTCTAATAGATAAAGGCGTTGATGTTAATGTGTGTAATATGCTTGGTGAAAGTCCCATATTCGCTGCTGCAAGAGGAGGTAATGTGGATACTGTGAGACTCGTAAtggataaaggcgctgatgttaatgtGTGTAATAAGTCTGGTGAAAGTCCCATATTAGCTGCTGCAAGAGGAGGTGATGTGGATATTGTGAGACTCCTAAtggataaaggcgctgatgttaatgtGTGTAATAAGTCTGGTGAAACTCCATTACTCGCTGCTGCAGAAGGAGGTAATGTTGatgttgtgagactcctaatGAATAAAGGCGTTGATGTTAATATGTGTAATAATTTTGGAGAAAGTCCCATATTCGCTGCTGCAAGTCAAGGGAATGTAGATATTGTGAGACTCTTAATGCataaaggcgctgatgttaatgtGTGTAATAATTCTGGTAAAAGTCCCATGTTCGCTGCTGCAAGAGTAGGTCATTTTGATGTTGTGAGACTCTTAATGGATAAAGGCGTTGATGTTAATGTGTGTAATAAGTCTGGTGAAAGTCCCATATTCGCTGCTGCAAGAGGAGGTGATGATGTTGTTGTGAGACTCCTAAtggataaaggcgctgatgttaatgtGTGTAATACTTATGGTGAAAGTCCTATATTCGCTGCAGCAGGAGGAGGTAATGTGGATATTGTGAGCCTCCTAATAGATAAAGGCGTTGATGTTGATGTGTGTAACAAGTCTGGTGAAAGTCCCATATTCGCTGCTGCAAAAGCAGGTAATGTGGATATTGTGAGCCTCCTAATAGATAAAGGCGTTGATGTTAATGTGTGTAACAAGTCTGGTGAAAGTCCCATATTCGCTGCTGCAAGACGAGGTGACCTGGATACTGTGAGCCTTCTAATGGATAAAGGCGTTGATGTTAATGTGTGTAATACTTCTGGTGAAAGTCCTATATTCGCTGCTGCAAAAGGAGGTAATGTTGATGTTGCGAGACTCCTAATGAATAAAGGCGTTGATATTAATGTGTGTAATACTTCTGGAGGAAGTCCCATATTCGCTGCTGCAAGACAAGGTAATGTTGATGTTGTGAGACTGTTTATGGATAAAGGCGTTGATGTTAATGTGTGTAATAATTCTGGTGaaagtcccattttcgctgctgcAAGACTAGGTCATTTTGATGTTGTGAGACTCTTAATGGATAAAGGCGTTGATTTTAATGTGTGTAATAAGTCTGGTGAAAGTCCCATATTCGCTGCTGCAAGAGGAGGTGATGTTGTTGTTGTGAGACTCCTAAtggataaaggcgctgatgttaatgcGTGTAATAATTCTGGTGAAAGTCCTATATTCGCTGCTGCAACACTAGGTCATTTTGATGTTGTGAGACTCTTAATGGATAAAGGTGTTGATGTTAATATGTGTAATAAGTCTGGTGAAAGTCCCATATTCGCTGCTGCAAGAGGAGGTGATGTTGTTGTTGTGAGACTCCTAAtggataaaggcgctgatgttaatggGTGTAATAGGTATGGTGAAAGTCCCATATTCGCTGCCGCAAGAAGACTTGATGTTGATGTTGTGAGAGTCCTAATcgataaaggcgctgatgttaataTGTGTAATAAGTCTGGTGAAAATCCAGTATTCGCTGCTGCAAGAGGAGGTGATGTTGATGTTGTGAGACTCCTACtggataaaggcgctgatgttaatgtGTGTAATAAGTCTGGTGAAAGTCCCATATTCGCTGCTGCAAGAGTAGGTAATGTTCGTGTTGTGAGACTCCTAGtggataaaggcgctgatgttaatgtGTGTAATAAGTCTGGTGAAAGTCCCATATTTGCTGCTGCAAGAGTAGGTAATGTTCGTGTTGTGAGACTCCTGATGGATAAAGGCTCTGATGTTAATGTGTGTAATAAGTCTGGTGAAAATCCCGTATTCGGTGCTGCAAGAGTAGGTAATGTTCATGTTATGAGACTCCTAAtggataaaggcgctgatgttaataAGTGTAATAAGTCTGGTGAAAGTCCCATACTCGCTGCTGCAAAAGAAGGTAATGTGGATATTGTCAGAATCCTAATGTataaaggcgctgatgttaatcTACGTAACAAGTCGGTAGAAAGTGCAATATCCGCTTCTGCAAAAGGACGTAATGAGACTCCTAATTAA